Proteins encoded by one window of Pyrinomonadaceae bacterium:
- a CDS encoding zf-HC2 domain-containing protein, translated as MNCEKHQNLLSDLIDGSLTPTDCDELEAHLQACPSCADTRTDLHAIVQFCREHRGEYDAVPSERAMWLRISNTIEAELAAGKSKALPVDAGWWFRLTNRNWQLSFPQFATAIAATVVVAVLATVIGMRAFNSSGFRSSGLAVTSDAVTVKDRYRQQQQTIDYWNKRVELNKARWNPEMRETFDRNLNVIDAAVTDSMGRLQQNPHDEVSEDILNAALSDKIALLKEFAEL; from the coding sequence ATGAACTGCGAGAAGCACCAAAATCTACTCAGCGACCTGATTGACGGGTCGCTCACTCCCACCGACTGCGACGAACTTGAAGCGCATTTGCAAGCGTGCCCCAGTTGCGCCGACACGCGCACTGACCTGCACGCGATTGTCCAGTTTTGCCGCGAGCACCGTGGGGAATACGACGCCGTGCCGAGCGAACGCGCTATGTGGCTGCGCATCAGCAACACGATTGAGGCTGAATTGGCAGCCGGCAAATCGAAGGCTTTACCAGTCGACGCGGGTTGGTGGTTCCGTTTGACGAACCGCAACTGGCAACTTTCGTTTCCGCAGTTCGCCACCGCGATCGCAGCCACCGTGGTCGTGGCCGTGCTGGCCACCGTTATCGGGATGCGAGCTTTTAACAGCAGCGGCTTTCGATCGAGCGGCCTGGCAGTAACGTCCGACGCCGTCACGGTTAAAGATCGCTATCGGCAGCAACAGCAGACCATCGACTACTGGAATAAGCGGGTTGAACTGAACAAGGCGCGCTGGAATCCGGAAATGCGCGAAACATTCGACCGCAACCTGAACGTGATCGACGCCGCCGTCACCGATTCGATGGGAAGATTGCAGCAGAATCCTCACGATGAAGTTTCGGAAGATATTCTGAACGCAGCCTTGAGCGACAAGATCGCCTTGTTGAAAGAGTTCGCTGAGCTATAA
- a CDS encoding RNA polymerase sigma factor, with the protein MSRATLQTDRSALTKELVAAIDTETPRTPDYELTKKAAEGDMKAFEELYQRHNRRVYSLCLRMTGNVVEAEDLAQEVFIQLFRKIGSFRGESAFTTWLHRLTVNQVLMHFRKRGVRLEQTTEEGEVPVQIVKGTENPNAMPVVDRIALDKAIAQLPPGYRTVFTLHDIEGHEHEEIARMLGCSVGTSKSQLHKARMKLRGLLRQQKKPH; encoded by the coding sequence ATGAGCCGGGCGACGCTTCAGACTGATCGAAGTGCGCTCACGAAGGAACTAGTGGCTGCCATCGATACCGAGACACCGCGAACTCCGGACTACGAGCTGACGAAAAAAGCTGCCGAAGGCGACATGAAAGCCTTCGAGGAGCTTTACCAGCGGCACAATCGCCGCGTTTATTCGCTGTGCCTGCGCATGACCGGAAATGTCGTTGAGGCTGAGGACCTGGCGCAGGAAGTCTTTATTCAGCTCTTCCGAAAGATCGGCAGCTTCCGTGGCGAGTCGGCTTTCACGACCTGGCTGCACCGGCTGACGGTTAATCAGGTCCTGATGCACTTCCGCAAGCGGGGGGTGCGGCTCGAGCAGACTACCGAAGAGGGCGAAGTTCCGGTGCAGATCGTGAAAGGCACCGAAAATCCGAACGCGATGCCCGTAGTTGACCGCATCGCGCTGGACAAGGCCATTGCGCAGCTGCCACCGGGTTACCGGACGGTTTTCACGCTGCATGACATTGAAGGACACGAGCACGAGGAGATTGCGAGGATGCTGGGTTGCTCAGTTGGGACATCAAAGTCGCAACTGCATAAGGCGCGCATGAAATTGCGTGGATTACTCAGGCAACAGAAAAAGCCGCACTAG